From Micromonospora rhizosphaerae, the proteins below share one genomic window:
- a CDS encoding transglycosylase domain-containing protein, translating to MPSPRSPLLRLFTVLLTGVLAGLVLAVAALPGNLIGGLVTKSALGAYAELPDALRTPAQPQRSYLYANDGKTLITTFYDVNRTDVPLAEIAPVMRQAIVAAEDRRFYSHGGADLRSIARALVANVTGGQTQQGGSTLTMQYVRNVLKTDPTRTSEERQAATEQTVGRKLQEIRYASALEKSLSKDEILNRYLNIAYFGSGAYGVAAASQRYFAKSPAELTLGEAALLAGLVQSPDAYSPIDGDKNRALERRAYVLDSMAQTGAITAAQAAAAKAEKLTLHPAAQPNGCTAVAQGHDDWGFFCDYLRQWWLGQPAFGATVKEREQALRRGGYTVVTSLAPQVQATAQKQATAVYGYGNKRALPIAAVEPGTGRVLAMAVNRHYSLADNPAGQANRPNTVNPLISGGASVDGYQAGSTFKLFTMLAALEAGKPLSTGFDAPSKLPTRYAAEGEGACDGRWCPANANPEWMDGYRMMWDGFGRSVNTYFVWLAEQVGPAKVVEMAQRLGITFRADSDAAFAKDDPENWGAFTLGVAATTPLDLANAYATVAAEGTYCSPLPVVSVTAANGDKVDVGQPSCEKVLDTDVARAATDAARCPVGQQSAYGQCNGGTATSVDRIVGRPVAGKTGSSEQNATETFVGFTPQVAVAGIAANPDDSTDFVGAAVQARVIDAVARVIRTAVNGEPVEDFTAPSRELAGNPQRPEPQPTPQPGDRRQPGNQSGQSDRGLPSDLLRWLQKHRR from the coding sequence ATGCCGTCACCCCGGTCGCCGCTGTTGCGGCTCTTCACCGTGCTCCTCACCGGCGTTCTCGCCGGGCTCGTCCTCGCCGTCGCCGCCCTCCCAGGCAACCTGATCGGCGGCCTCGTCACGAAGTCGGCGCTCGGGGCGTACGCGGAGCTGCCCGACGCGCTGCGTACCCCCGCGCAGCCCCAGCGCTCCTACCTCTACGCGAACGACGGCAAGACGCTGATCACCACCTTTTACGACGTGAACCGCACGGATGTGCCGCTGGCCGAGATCGCGCCGGTGATGCGCCAGGCGATCGTGGCGGCCGAGGACCGGCGGTTCTACTCGCACGGCGGCGCGGACCTGCGCAGCATCGCCCGGGCCCTGGTCGCCAACGTCACGGGCGGTCAAACCCAGCAGGGCGGCTCCACCCTGACCATGCAGTACGTCCGCAACGTGCTCAAGACCGATCCCACCCGCACCTCCGAGGAGCGGCAGGCCGCCACCGAGCAGACCGTCGGGCGCAAGCTCCAGGAGATCCGGTACGCCAGCGCGCTGGAGAAGAGCCTGAGCAAGGACGAGATCCTCAACCGCTACCTGAACATCGCCTACTTCGGCTCCGGCGCGTACGGGGTCGCGGCGGCCAGCCAGCGCTACTTCGCCAAGTCGCCCGCCGAGCTCACCCTCGGCGAGGCGGCCCTGCTCGCCGGGCTGGTGCAGTCGCCGGACGCGTACAGCCCGATCGACGGGGACAAGAACAGGGCGCTGGAGCGCCGGGCCTACGTCCTCGACTCGATGGCCCAGACCGGAGCGATCACCGCGGCGCAGGCCGCGGCGGCGAAGGCCGAGAAGCTGACCCTGCACCCGGCCGCCCAGCCCAACGGCTGCACCGCGGTCGCCCAGGGGCACGACGACTGGGGCTTCTTCTGCGACTACCTCCGCCAGTGGTGGCTGGGCCAGCCGGCCTTCGGCGCCACGGTCAAGGAGCGGGAGCAGGCGCTGCGCCGCGGCGGCTACACGGTGGTCACCTCGCTTGCCCCGCAGGTCCAGGCCACCGCGCAGAAGCAGGCCACCGCCGTCTACGGGTACGGCAACAAGCGCGCCCTGCCCATCGCGGCGGTGGAGCCGGGCACCGGCCGGGTGCTCGCCATGGCGGTCAACCGGCACTACAGCCTGGCCGACAACCCCGCCGGGCAGGCCAACCGCCCGAACACGGTCAACCCGCTGATCTCCGGCGGCGCCAGCGTGGACGGCTACCAGGCCGGCTCCACCTTCAAGCTCTTCACCATGCTCGCCGCGCTGGAGGCCGGCAAGCCGCTCTCCACCGGCTTCGATGCGCCCAGCAAGCTGCCCACCCGGTACGCCGCCGAGGGCGAGGGCGCCTGCGACGGCAGGTGGTGCCCGGCCAACGCCAACCCGGAGTGGATGGACGGGTACCGGATGATGTGGGACGGCTTCGGCCGCTCCGTGAACACGTACTTCGTCTGGCTGGCCGAGCAGGTCGGTCCGGCGAAGGTGGTCGAGATGGCGCAGCGGCTCGGCATCACCTTCCGGGCCGACTCCGACGCCGCCTTCGCCAAGGACGACCCGGAGAACTGGGGCGCGTTCACCCTCGGGGTGGCCGCCACCACCCCGCTCGACCTGGCGAACGCGTACGCCACCGTGGCCGCCGAGGGGACGTACTGCTCGCCGCTGCCGGTGGTCTCGGTGACCGCCGCGAACGGCGACAAGGTGGACGTCGGTCAGCCGTCCTGCGAGAAGGTGCTCGACACCGACGTGGCCCGGGCGGCCACCGACGCGGCCCGCTGCCCGGTGGGCCAGCAGTCGGCGTACGGGCAGTGCAACGGCGGCACGGCGACCTCGGTCGACCGGATCGTGGGCCGGCCGGTCGCCGGCAAGACCGGTAGCTCCGAGCAGAACGCCACTGAGACCTTCGTCGGGTTCACCCCGCAGGTCGCGGTCGCCGGCATCGCCGCCAACCCGGACGACTCGACCGATTTTGTCGGCGCGGCGGTGCAGGCGAGGGTGATCGACGCGGTGGCCCGGGTGATCCGGACCGCGGTGAACGGAGAGCCGGTGGAGGACTTCACCGCGCCGAGCCGCGAGCTCGCCGGAAACCCGCAGCGACCGGAGCCGCAGCCGACCCCGCAGCCCGGCGACCGGCGGCAGCCCGGCAACCAGTCCGGGCAGTCCGACCGCGGCCTCCCGTCGGACCTGCTGCGCTGGCTCCAGAAGCACCGCCGCTGA
- a CDS encoding SPFH domain-containing protein produces the protein MEFAAVLLIAAAVIVVVTLIKAVRIVPQQRQDVVERLGKYKRTLSPGLNLLVPYIDAVRTKVDMREQVVSFPPQPVITSDNLVVSIDTVLYFKVVDSVRATYEISNFLQAIEQLTVTTLRNVIGSLDLERALTSREEINRHLSGVLDETTGRWGIKVTRVEIKAIEPPPSIRDSMEKQMRAERDRRAAILNAEGLKQSQILTAEGEKQAAVLRADGDRQARILQAEGQAKAIRTVFDAIHQANPSQKVLAYQYLQALPQIANGSANKVWIVPAELTKALEGMGGALGGLANMVGDVPSPEAAKGAGEVEREAAEAAQAAATAAQEIHDEVRVAEAQATGGNAPQGLPAPEPVSPESLLHDPTDRRERG, from the coding sequence ATGGAGTTTGCAGCGGTCCTGTTGATCGCCGCGGCGGTGATCGTGGTGGTGACGCTGATCAAGGCGGTGCGGATCGTGCCGCAGCAGCGCCAGGACGTGGTCGAGCGGCTCGGCAAGTACAAGCGCACCCTGAGCCCGGGGCTGAACCTGCTGGTCCCGTACATCGACGCGGTCCGCACGAAGGTCGACATGCGGGAGCAGGTGGTCAGCTTCCCGCCGCAGCCGGTGATCACCTCCGACAACCTGGTGGTCTCGATCGACACGGTCCTCTACTTCAAGGTGGTCGACTCGGTCCGTGCCACGTACGAGATCTCGAACTTCCTCCAGGCCATCGAGCAGCTCACCGTGACCACGCTGCGCAACGTGATCGGCTCGCTCGATCTGGAGCGCGCGTTGACCAGCCGCGAGGAGATCAACCGGCACCTCTCCGGGGTGCTGGACGAGACGACCGGCCGGTGGGGCATCAAGGTCACCCGGGTGGAGATAAAGGCGATCGAGCCGCCGCCGAGCATCCGGGACTCGATGGAGAAGCAGATGCGCGCCGAGCGGGACCGCCGGGCCGCGATCCTCAACGCCGAGGGTCTGAAGCAGTCGCAGATCCTCACCGCCGAGGGTGAGAAGCAGGCCGCCGTGCTCCGCGCCGACGGCGACCGCCAGGCCCGCATCCTCCAGGCGGAGGGCCAGGCGAAGGCGATCCGGACCGTCTTCGACGCGATCCACCAGGCCAACCCGAGCCAGAAGGTGCTCGCCTACCAGTACCTCCAGGCGCTGCCGCAGATCGCCAACGGCTCCGCCAACAAGGTCTGGATCGTGCCCGCGGAGCTGACCAAGGCCCTGGAGGGGATGGGCGGCGCGCTCGGCGGGCTGGCCAACATGGTCGGCGACGTCCCGTCGCCGGAGGCCGCCAAGGGCGCCGGCGAGGTGGAGCGGGAGGCCGCCGAGGCGGCGCAGGCGGCGGCCACCGCGGCCCAGGAGATCCACGACGAGGTACGCGTCGCGGAGGCGCAGGCCACCGGCGGCAACGCCCCGCAGGGGCTGCCGGCGCCGGAGCCGGTCTCCCCGGAGAGCCTGCTCCACGACCCGACGGACCGGCGCGAACGGGGCTGA
- a CDS encoding NfeD family protein: MDALLWVVLGVVLAVAEIFTTTLFLIMFAAGAFAAAGAAALGAPVALQALIFTVVSALSVALVRPVIRRHALSALESGEQAFGVEAIEGATALVLEPVDAEQGLVKIDGELWSARSYDATQRFAPGERVQVIKVRGATALVWQDDISTPGELPEAKR, from the coding sequence GTGGACGCGCTGCTGTGGGTCGTGCTGGGTGTGGTGCTGGCGGTCGCCGAGATCTTCACGACGACGCTCTTTCTGATCATGTTCGCCGCGGGCGCGTTCGCCGCCGCCGGCGCCGCCGCGCTCGGTGCCCCGGTCGCGCTCCAGGCGTTGATCTTCACGGTGGTCTCCGCCCTCTCCGTGGCGTTGGTCCGGCCGGTCATCCGTCGGCACGCGCTTTCGGCGCTGGAGAGCGGGGAGCAGGCGTTCGGCGTGGAGGCGATCGAGGGCGCGACGGCGCTGGTGCTGGAGCCGGTGGACGCCGAGCAGGGCCTGGTGAAGATCGACGGTGAGCTGTGGAGCGCCCGGTCGTACGACGCGACGCAGCGGTTCGCCCCCGGTGAGCGGGTGCAGGTGATAAAGGTCCGGGGCGCCACCGCCCTGGTCTGGCAGGACGACATTTCCACCCCGGGCGAGCTGCCCGAAGCGAAAAGGTGA
- a CDS encoding serine hydrolase domain-containing protein — protein sequence MPLLPETVRQVDALVTRAQAEGTAPSLALGVVRDGSLAHLAAAGEHPRPDADLQYRLGSITKTMTAVLVMQQRDAGRLALDDPLDKHLPGTPVGALTLRQLLGHASGLQREPDGRWWERTEGADLATLLAGLTTDKIAYPPHRVYHYSNLAYGLLGGVLEQVTGMPWFDLLRERILEPLGMRRTTFHATEPYARGYVVHPWHDTLREEPRTDTGAMAPAGQLWSTIEDLGRWAAFLADPTPAVLAPETLSAMCAPVVISDLDSWTGGHGLGVELYRVGDRVYVGHGGSMPGYVAGLAVHRPSRTAAVAFANSYGLRKGHHIVGLAREVLTLVLDAEPPRVQPWCPADAPPPADLAELTGRWWWMGLEYEFRADAGDLLGGPVGQPVLRFTPEGPDRWRGRSGGQSGEILTVVRDEAGRPVALDIATFVFTRSPDQEP from the coding sequence GTGCCCCTGCTGCCCGAGACCGTCCGACAGGTCGACGCCCTGGTCACCCGGGCCCAGGCCGAGGGAACCGCGCCGTCACTCGCCCTCGGGGTGGTGCGGGACGGGTCGCTGGCGCACCTCGCGGCCGCCGGAGAACACCCGCGGCCGGACGCCGACCTGCAGTACCGGCTCGGCTCGATCACCAAGACGATGACTGCCGTGCTGGTCATGCAGCAACGCGACGCCGGCCGGCTCGCCCTGGACGACCCGCTGGACAAGCACCTGCCCGGCACCCCGGTCGGCGCGCTCACCCTCCGCCAGCTGCTCGGGCACGCCAGTGGCCTCCAGCGGGAGCCGGACGGCCGGTGGTGGGAGCGGACCGAGGGTGCCGACCTGGCCACCCTGCTGGCCGGGCTGACCACGGACAAGATCGCCTACCCGCCGCACCGCGTCTACCACTACTCCAACCTGGCGTACGGGCTGCTCGGCGGCGTGCTGGAGCAGGTCACCGGGATGCCCTGGTTCGACCTGCTCCGCGAGCGGATCCTCGAACCGCTCGGCATGCGCCGGACCACCTTCCACGCCACCGAGCCGTACGCCCGGGGCTACGTGGTGCACCCCTGGCACGACACGCTGCGCGAGGAGCCGCGTACCGACACCGGGGCGATGGCGCCGGCCGGCCAGCTCTGGTCGACGATCGAGGACCTGGGCCGGTGGGCCGCGTTCCTGGCCGACCCGACTCCGGCCGTACTCGCGCCGGAGACGCTGTCCGCCATGTGCGCGCCGGTGGTGATCAGCGACCTCGACTCGTGGACCGGCGGGCACGGCCTGGGGGTGGAGCTCTACCGGGTCGGCGACCGGGTGTACGTCGGCCACGGCGGCTCGATGCCCGGGTACGTCGCCGGCCTGGCGGTGCACCGGCCGAGCCGCACCGCCGCGGTCGCCTTCGCCAACTCGTACGGCCTGCGCAAGGGGCACCACATCGTGGGGCTGGCCCGAGAGGTCCTCACCCTGGTGCTGGACGCCGAGCCGCCCCGGGTGCAGCCGTGGTGCCCGGCCGACGCGCCGCCCCCGGCCGACCTGGCCGAGCTGACCGGCCGCTGGTGGTGGATGGGCCTGGAGTACGAGTTCCGCGCCGACGCCGGCGACCTGCTGGGCGGCCCGGTCGGCCAGCCGGTGCTCCGGTTCACCCCGGAGGGCCCGGACCGCTGGCGCGGCCGCTCCGGCGGCCAGAGCGGCGAGATCCTCACGGTCGTCCGGGACGAGGCCGGCCGGCCGGTGGCCCTGGACATCGCCACCTTCGTCTTCACCCGCTCCCCCGACCAGGAACCCTGA